A section of the Mycoplasmopsis synoviae ATCC 25204 genome encodes:
- the rpsF gene encoding 30S ribosomal protein S6 gives MVLVGPKTSTSTVESFLKSVFHDDFKKAEKLERTELAYEINKTKHAQYFLVNLETERKNIAEFIRLSNINKEIWRHLVVNLDTEKGLNKVFKTHRKFGHDFRDQRSHHGQAGEFRKREPQQKSKEQSEFSKEKKSFSKSVTKKTVVSKPKETKEEK, from the coding sequence ATGGTTTTAGTAGGTCCTAAGACAAGTACTTCAACAGTTGAAAGTTTTTTAAAATCAGTTTTTCATGACGATTTTAAAAAGGCTGAAAAACTTGAAAGAACAGAGCTTGCCTACGAAATTAATAAAACCAAACATGCGCAATATTTTTTAGTTAACTTAGAAACTGAAAGAAAAAATATTGCAGAATTTATTCGTCTATCAAATATCAACAAAGAAATTTGAAGACATCTTGTTGTTAATTTAGATACTGAAAAAGGTTTAAATAAAGTTTTCAAAACTCACAGAAAATTTGGTCATGACTTTAGAGATCAAAGATCACATCATGGTCAAGCAGGAGAGTTTAGAAAAAGAGAACCTCAACAAAAATCTAAAGAACAATCAGAATTCAGTAAAGAGAAGAAAAGCTTCTCTAAAAGCGTAACCAAAAAAACCGTTGTAAGTAAACCAAAAGAAACTAAAGAAGAAAAATAG